A genome region from Nymphalis io chromosome Z, ilAglIoxx1.1, whole genome shotgun sequence includes the following:
- the LOC126780457 gene encoding peroxiredoxin-6: protein MVLLGDVFPNFTANTTEGEINFHDWLGESWGILFSHPSDFTPVCTTELSKVIRLLPEFKKRNVKTIGLSCDSVTSHIDWCKDIKCYAGCDEDEKFPYPIIDDKDRNIAMKLGMLDKDELDTSGMPLTARAVFIVDSNKKFRLSLLYPATTGRNFDEILRVIDSLQLTDKAKVATPADWKMGDDCMVLPTVPEDQVAEMFPQGITVVRLPSGKNYLRKTPCPKVE, encoded by the exons ATGGTGCTTCTCGGTGATGTTTTTCCTAATTTTACCGCAAACACTACAGAAGGCGAAATAAATTTCCACGATTGGCTTGGTGAATC GTGGGGTATTTTGTTTTCGCATCCATCTGACTTTACACCTGTGTGTACAACGGAGCTCTCCAAAGTTATAAGATTGCTGCCTGAATTTAAAAAACGCAATGTTAAAACTATTGGCTTATCCTGTGATTCTGTGACTTCCCACATAGATTGGTGCAAAGACATAAAATGTTATGCCG gATGCGATGAAGATGAAAAATTCCCTTATCCTATAATTGATGACAAAGATAGAAATATCGCTATGAAGTTGGGTATGCTGGATAAAGATGAACTGGATACATCTGGCATGCCCCTCACTGCGAGGGCTGTATTTATTGTGGACTCGAACAAGAAATTTCGACTGTCTTTATTATATCCTGCTACAACTGGCAGAAATTTTGA TGAGATCTTGCGAGTGATAGATTCCTTGCAGCTAACCGACAAGGCGAAAGTAGCTACTCCTGCAGATTGGAag ATGGGTGATGATTGCATGGTTCTACCTACTGTTCCCGAAGATCAAGTAGCCGAGATGTTCCCGCAGGGTATCACAGTGGTTCGTTTACCTTCCGGCAAGAATTATCTTAGGAAGACTCCGTGTCCTAAAGtggaataa
- the LOC126780638 gene encoding cdc42 homolog, with protein sequence MQTIKCVVVGDGAVGKTCLLISYTTNKFPSEYVPTVFDNYAVTVMIGGEPYTLGLFDTAGQEDYDRLRPLSYPQTDVFLVCFSVVSPSSFENVKEKWVPEITHHQQKTPFLLVGTQIDLRDDPATMEKLAKIKQKPVSLEQGEKLAKELKAVKYVECSALTQKGLKNVFDEAILAALEPPEPVKRRKCVLL encoded by the exons ATGCAAACAATAAAATGTGTTGTGGTGGGTGATGGTGCTGTGGGTAAAACCTGTTTGCTAATCAGTTATACTACGAACAAGTTTCCTTCTGAATATGTACCAACTGTTTTTGACAACTACGCTGTGACTGTTATGATAGGAGGTGAACCATACACCTTGGGGCTCTTTGATACTGCAG GTCAAGAAGATTATGATAGACTGAGACCTCTAAGTTATCCACAGACGGATGTTTTCCTTGTTTGCTTCAGTGTGGTCAGTCCAAGTTCGTTTGAAAATGTTAAGGAAAAG TGGGTACCAGAAATAACTCATCATCAGCAGAAAACACCTTTTCTTTTGGTGGGAACTCAAATAGATTTACGAGATGATCCAGCTACCATGGAAAAGCtagctaaaataaaacaaaagcctGTTTCACTTGAACAGGGGGAGAAGCTTGCAAAGGAGTTGAAAGCTGTTAAATATGTTGAATGCTCAGCTCTTACTCAG AAAGGGCTAAAGAACGTGTTTGACGAAGCAATTCTAGCTGCTCTGGAGCCTCCGGAGCCTGTGAAGAGGAGGAAATGTGTTCTGTTGTAA